ATGCTACGACGTATTCGCACTAAAGGCCAGGCGCTGGTCGAGTTCGCGCTCGCGGCCACGCTGATCTTCTTCCTGCTCGCCGCCGCCGTCGATATCGGCCTGATCATGTTCACGCTGCAGGGCCTGCACAACGCCGCTCAGGAGGGCGCCTCGTACGGCAGCCGCTGGCTGATATTCGATGGCGGCGCGCGCGTGTACAACAAGAATGCGATCATCGATCGCATTCGCGGCGAGGCCGGCACTAAGGGCGGCATCGGCTTCATTAACCTGTACGACCTCGATGACAATGGCGTCGACGATCGCACCGAGCACGGCTACACCGAGCCGAATATCACGATCGAGATGCTGGCCGACCCTTCCACCGACGGCGATCCGACCGTGAATGTCAGCACTGGCGCGGCCGAGAACGTGAATTGCCCCGATAATAGCAGCAGCATATATGTGTGCTACATTCGTGTGACGGTGCAGACTAATCATAAGATGATCTTTCCACTGGCGCCGGCATTTGGCCGCACCGTTCCACTCAAATCTAGCTATATCATGCCGATCCGCGATAGCGTCTCGAAGTAGCGCGCGCCTCGATATGTGTGGGCCTGGTGTTACGCCGCCGGGAGCGCCAGGCCTGCAAGAGAGTCCCCTGCTGTATGCCGGGCCACCAGCAGACCATTTGACAACGCCCGGATAACCAGACAAACGGAGGAACGTTATGTTCGCCAGTATGCGACGAACAAAGAAACCTGGGCAGAGTATCCCGCTGATTGCACTGCTGATCGTTGTGCTGATCGGTGCGGCCGGCCTGGCCGTCGATGTCGGCAACGATTACGCCCAGCAGCGCAACACCGTGCGCGCTACCAACGCCGCCGCGCTCGCGGGTATGAACGCGGTGATCCGCGGCTACGACGATCAGTCGATCGGCAAGGTGATCCAGCAATCACTGAAGTCGAATAACGTCGACGGGATCTACTCCGACCCGAACGCGCAGGCGCTGCCCAACCAGCGCACCATTCGCGCGCTGTACCTCGACTCGAAGGGCAACCCGCTGGCGCGCTGTAACATCGGTACCTGCGGTAACGTGCCCACCGGCGTGACCTACATTCAGATCGAGGTTAACGGTACCGTCGATACCTACTTCGCGCGCGTGCTGCAGCGCCCGACCTTGCCGGTAGGTGCGCAGGCCTTCGCCGGCCGCTGCGCGCCGATCGATGGCGTCTACCCGATCGCCGTGCAAGACAGCACGATCGCCAATGGTAAGTTTGCCCCGCCCGCCGATACCACTAAGCGGGTCGAGCCGTACTATAACGCCAACTACCGCGATCCGAACTGGCCCGTGCCGCTTTCGAAGCGCCGGATCTATATAGACGACAACGCCGCGACGCCGGGCAACTTTAGCTTCCTGCGCTGGCGTTCGGCTCAGAATGCGGGCAATGCGCCTGAGCTGGCCGCCATGCTCAAGGCCCCTGGCAATCTGTCGGCCGGTTTCAACGAGGTCACGCCCTGGCCCGATCCCGGCTCGCAGCCGCCCTCGTCGTACCCGCTCAAGCCGGGCGAGCTGAATGCCGACGACTGGGTTCACGGCAACTCTGGCCGCAGCAATAGTGCTGATGTGAGGGCCGCGCTCGACGAGCACATCGCCCTGCATGACGTGATGATCCTGCCGCTGGTTAAGCCTGCCGTAGAAGACCCCGACCCCGGCATCAACTCGGCCTTTCGGGTTACCGGCCTGGGCGCGTTCTACCTGGTCGGCTACGACCTGACCGGCAGCAATCCGTACTTCGACTTTGTCTATATTGGCGAGGCCAACTCGAGCGCATGCTTGAGCACACCCTCGGTGGCCAGCAATAAGCTTGGCGTCAGCGGCCCGGTGTTCTTCTGGCCACGCTGGGGCGCACCGCAAACCCAACAGCCGATCGCCTTCCAGGTGATCATGGACGTGTCGGGCTCGATGAGCTGGAACTTCCAGGGCCAGGGCAATATGAATGGCACCGGCGCAACGCTGCAGTGCGAACCATACGGCAATGTTCCCGCAGTCGATTGCCCCCATGGCGGTGGTGATTACTGGAAGACTCAATCTGAGCGCCGCATCTATGTACTGAAAGAGGCGCTGCGCGGTGCCGGCGGGTTCATCGAGAAGATGCGCGACGGCGATGTCATGCGCGTGCTGGCCTTCAGCGACGGCAGCATCAGCGCTGGCCCCGGCTGGACGGGCGACAAGGCCGCGTTGAAGGATACCGTGCTGAACGCCGGCAAGTACAACAACAACCCCTACCTCACCAGCGGCGGTACGCCCGGCCCGCAGGCCTTGCAGAAGGCCGTGCAGCAGTTCGCCAGCACGCCGCCGCCGGCGCAGTACAATGGCCAGGCCTATCGCAAGGTCGTGATCTACCTGACTGATGGTGTCGCCAACGTGTTCCTGAATGGCGTTACCAACGATGCCCGCGATGTATGTAGCGACCTGACGGTCACAGTAGCGCGCAACACCGCGCTGTGCCAGTACGACGTCGATGGCTACCCGGCGACAGCATCGAAGCAGCGTCGCCCAATCTCAGAGATGATCAACCAGGCCAGCATCCTGAAAACCACCTACTCGGATCTACAGCTGTTCGTGGTTGCACTAGCCAATGTCAACCCGCTTGGCCTCGACTTTGTGGCCAGCAGCCCGAACATGCTCTACCTGGCCAAGACCAGCACGGTGGTTGACGATATCCTGACGCTTATCTTTGGTAAGGCGCTTGGGCCGTGTAGCGAGAAAGACGACGGCAAGTGGTTGAACTATATCGACCCGGCGCATACGGCGGCGCTCAACCCGCCCAACAACCTGCCCACCGGCATCTATGGCTATGTCTACCTGTTCGACTCGAACAAGACGCCGCTGAACGTGCCGTGGAGCGGTGCCGGCGCCGACCCGCGCCCGGCCGCGCAGAAGAATGCCGTGCCGGTGACCCAGGATGGCTTCGACGGCAAGCTTGGCTTCGAGATCCCTGTGGCTGATGGCCTGAACGCTGGCCTGTACTATATGCAGGGCTACGTGCAGTATAAGGCCGCCCTCCCCGACGGCGATGGCGCGTCGCGGATCTACTCCGGGCCGATCGTCAATGGCAGTGCGGCCGACTACGTGCCGTTCCGGCTCACACCCGAGCAGGTGCTTGGCTCGGCGGTGGTGCTCGACCCGCTACGGCTCGACCTGCCGAACGGCTTCAAGCTGTGCCCGTAGGTGGTGTACACGCAACACAACTCGGCTACTAGCGCGAGCGGGGTGGGCCACAAACCCACCCCTGCATCCCAAACGATCGCGACTGGTGGCACTCAACTAGCCCAGCGCACCACGAAACCAGCACACGAACCATGATCGGGAGTGCCGCCGTGCGTAAGAGGTGTTCGTACACCGCTTGCGCCCGGCGGTTTACAAAGTCAACGGAGCGCGACATATATGCCAACACGATCCCGTGCCCAACTACGCTCTCGGGCTCTGCTGTTGTTGTGTGTGTGCTTAGCACTTGTTAGCAGCTTGCCTGCCTCGAGCATCAACGCCGCAACCATCCAGAGCACGATCGATAACACTGTGGTCGAGTTCAGCCGCGGAACATTTCAGCGCACCGCCCTGGGTTCGCTGCAAAACACCGCCGCCTCGCCCAAAGACCTGCCAGGTGCCGTACAGCTCGGCCCGCTCGGCCTGCTGAAGACATGGACAACGCTCGGCTTCCCGCTCAAGAAGCCACTGTATAAAATGGGTACCACTGCGATTGGTAATCGCCTGTATGTGGTCGGCGGTATCACGCCGGTTGGCAATTCCTCGCAGCCGGTCGCCGAGGTCTGGTCGGCACCAGTGTCACAGGCCAACGGCCAGTTTCTCGAAGATTGGCGCGCCGAGCTGGCCCTGAAGCCGTTCAAGGGCGCTAACCGCGTCGGCTTCGACGGCCTGATCGCCGAGGTCAACTCGGCCGGTGTCACCTCGGTGTCGACTGGCGGCGGCGCCGGCTATATCTATGTAATCGGCGGGGCCATCCGCACCAGCGCCACCAGCACCGAGACCTTCTCGAGCTACACCGTGCGGATTGGTGTGGTTGGCGCCAATGGCGTTATCTCCGACTGGTTGGAAGGCCCGGCCGTGCCGACCAGCGTAGCGGGCGACCCGACCCAGCAGCTGGGTGTGCAGTCGGCCGCCGTGCAAGCCATAACCATTGGCGGCAATAACTACATCTACGTGATCGGTGGTCTGCGGCGCTTCCTGGCCGGCGTCGGCGCACAGGCGCGCTATGTCGACGAAGGCTTGAAGACCGTGTTCTATGCCAAGGTCAGCGGCAATGGCCAGCTCGTCAAGCCCAGTAATGGCGCGGCCGGCTGGGATCAGCTGGCCGATCTACCGGTGCCCGGCGATTACCCGACCGGCCTCTGGGACGGCGTGGCCATGGCCGATCACTTTACGCTGCCCAACGGCACGCAGACCGACGCATTGTTCCTGGTGGGCGGGCAGACCGTGCCGGGCAGCCAGCCGGTGTTCAGCAGCGCGATCTACCGCGCGACCTTCGCCGCCAGCGGTGCGCTGACCTGGGATGGCACCTGGCAGGGCACCCTGCCGCAGACGCTGGCCGGCTTCGGCGGCGTGCCCTATCGTGGTACGCTCTACGCCACCGGTGGCCTGCCCGACGGCAAAAACGAGCCTGATCGTGGTGTGCTGACCAGCTATGTCGAGGATGACCAGCGTCTACACTTGTTCAACGGCGACCTGCCGCCCGGCGTGCTTGGCGGTGGCAGCCACTTCTTGAAAAGCCCCGGCACACTGCCGGCACCGCGCGTGTTCCATGGTACCGCGCTGGTGCCTGGCGATGGCACCACCACCACCTCGGGCTTTGTGTACGTGATCGGCGGCCGCGGCGATACCACTGACGGCGACCCTGGCGACAATAACGGCGCGACGGAGGTGTTCCTCGGCAAGATTGGCGGCAGCGAGGATGTGTCGACCAATGGTTATGCCTACGATGCGCTGTACTTCTCGAAGCCATACGATATCGACATCACCGGCGCATCGCTCCAGAAGATCTACTGGGCCACCTCGATCGACCGCATCACTGCCAACCCCGATATCGAGCTGGCGATCCGCCGCTCGCCCGGCGCAGGCTGTGCCAACGCAGTGTGGACCGACTGGCAGCCGATCAAGGCGCTCGAGAGCGACGCGGCGCACCAGAGCGCGGATGGCCTGAACACCTCGTCGGCGCTCAACCTGGCTGCCCGCTGTTTCCAATACCGCGTCTACTTGAAGACCGACTCGTACAGGATCACACCCTCGCTGCTGAACCTCAGCATCGACGTGGTTGTGCCAGGCAGCCCGGATCTGAAATTCAAGAACGTTGGTGCGCTGAAAGGCTCGGGCGACGTCCTACTCGGGCTCGACATCCTGATCGAGAATGTCAACACCTTCGAGCAGACCCTGGCCGCCGATGTTGAGCAGCGTGGATCGTTCTTCGTGGATGTGTGTATCTTTGGGCCGGGCGAACAGGTCGGATCATTGACGCTACCGCTGAGCAACCAGAATCAGGGCTGCAGCGATGCCTACGCCGACATCAACCGGAGCATCATGGGCGTGAACGCGGTCTATCCGGTAAAACGCTGGCTGGCTTCGACCGGGCTAAACAGCAATAAGTCGGTCGATATCCTGTCGTTCTTCAAAACGCCTGGCACCTATACGATCATTGCTTCGGTCGACTCGTACAACAACATCAACGAAGGAACGTTAGGTGGCGAGGATAATAATGTCTCGCAAACCGTCACATTCAATGTTGGCAAGGTTGGCTATGCGTTAAGCCTACCAATTACCCGACGCTAAACTGTGTGAAACAAACATACGTCGCACATTCGTCATCGTCGTCTTGGGGAGGCCAACCGTTGTTGTTGGCCTCCCAAAGCCCGTTTTAGTGCATTGCTTGTCAGCCTGTGCTATAATAATTGCTCAGGCACCTGCGACTCCGCATGCTTGCTAGAAGAAAGGTTGAATGCACATGAGGCGTGGAGGCCGGCTGTTTCTGTTGCTTGGGCTCTTGGTCATCGTCATCGGCGCGTTAGCATTCTTTGTGCTCTCGCAGCCCCAGCTGGCGAACAATGATCTGACTCCCCAGCCAACCCAAGAATTGAAGCGGAAGATCGTAATCGCGCGCATCGACATTCCAAATAATACTGTTCTGACCGATACGGTCACGTTTCTAACCACCATCGACATCCCAGAGAGTGAGTTCGCGGCCGGCGCGGGCCAGTATTTCACCAGCCCCGAAGAGCTGCTTTACAAGCAGACGCTGCGCTCGATCGCGTTCAACGAGCGTGTTCGCAAAGCCGATGTGACCGAGCCGGGCCTGTCGATCCAGATCCCCACTGCGCCGCCCGGCCAGCCGCGCGTCAAGGCGATCACCTTCCAGGTGAACAATCTGAGCGGTGTGGCCGACCAGATCAGGCCGGGTGATTTTGTCGATGTGCTGTCGTCGTTTATTGTCAAACGCACATACCTGCGCCCAGGCTTCAACGATCTCGGCCAGATCGTGATTCGCGAAGAGCCATTCGAAGGGCAGACGACCAAGACGCTGCTGCAGAATGTGCAGGTGCTGCAGATCCGCAAGCCGGCGCCACCGGCCGAAGGTACGCCCACACCGGGCGGCCCGGCTTCCGGCCCACCGGCAACCGACGCGTCGGGCCAGCCGGCCGGCGAGGGTGGTGCTCAGAGCCCGGATCAAACTCCGGCGCCCGGCACTGAGAATACCTTTCAGCCTGGCTCGTGGCTGCTGTTACTGGCCGTCACCGATCAGCAGGCCGAGCTACTGAAATTCTCGATCGAGCAGGGCACCGGCATAACCCTGGTGCTGCGCGGCCGTGGCGACTCGGCGATCGAGAATACCACCGGCGCCACGCTCGATCTGCTGGTATCGCAGTATGGCCTGCCATTGCCGCAACCGGCCAGCCTGACGGTAAGCCAGCCGAGCGAGCTGACGCCCGTGCCGACGCTGAATGCGGCCAACCCGGCACCGACTGCCAGCCCAACGCCAACGCCAACGCCCTAGTACGCGGCATCAGCCACAGAGATCACAGCGTGTATCGTCTGCTATCAATATGAGCAGCCTCTGTGATCTCTGTGGCACCTGGCATCGGGTGTAGATCTAATCTAAGGTGAGGACTCTAGGAGAAACGCATGCCTGATCAGCCCACCATTCGCGTTCTGATCGTCGACGATATCACCGAAACGCGCGATAACCTCGAGAAACTGCTGTTTTTCGAGAAGGACATCCAGGTTGTCGCAAAGGCGAGCACCGGGCGTGAGGCAGTAGCGATGTCTAAGCAGTATCAGCCCGACGTTGTGCTGATGGACATCAATATGCCCGATATGGATGGTATCGCGGCCACCGAGGCGATCCTGAGCCAGGTGCCGACCGTTCAGGTAATTATGATGAGCGTGCAGGGCGAGCAAGACTACCTGCGGCGCTCGATGCTCGCCGGCGCGCGCGAGTTCCTCACCAAGCCGATCAGCGCTGAAGAGCTCTACCATGCGATCAGGCATGTGTATCGGCTACAGACGACCCAGCGGCGCTATGCGACTGCCGCCCCGGCCGAGCAGACTGGCGGCGGCGACAGCGGCGCCGGGCAGGGCCAGATTATCGCAGTGTTTAGCCCCAAGGGCGGGGTTGGCACATCGTCGGTGAGTGCC
The sequence above is drawn from the Candidatus Kouleothrix ribensis genome and encodes:
- a CDS encoding pilus assembly protein, yielding MLRRIRTKGQALVEFALAATLIFFLLAAAVDIGLIMFTLQGLHNAAQEGASYGSRWLIFDGGARVYNKNAIIDRIRGEAGTKGGIGFINLYDLDDNGVDDRTEHGYTEPNITIEMLADPSTDGDPTVNVSTGAAENVNCPDNSSSIYVCYIRVTVQTNHKMIFPLAPAFGRTVPLKSSYIMPIRDSVSK
- the cpaB gene encoding Flp pilus assembly protein CpaB, translated to MRRGGRLFLLLGLLVIVIGALAFFVLSQPQLANNDLTPQPTQELKRKIVIARIDIPNNTVLTDTVTFLTTIDIPESEFAAGAGQYFTSPEELLYKQTLRSIAFNERVRKADVTEPGLSIQIPTAPPGQPRVKAITFQVNNLSGVADQIRPGDFVDVLSSFIVKRTYLRPGFNDLGQIVIREEPFEGQTTKTLLQNVQVLQIRKPAPPAEGTPTPGGPASGPPATDASGQPAGEGGAQSPDQTPAPGTENTFQPGSWLLLLAVTDQQAELLKFSIEQGTGITLVLRGRGDSAIENTTGATLDLLVSQYGLPLPQPASLTVSQPSELTPVPTLNAANPAPTASPTPTPTP